A window of the Echeneis naucrates chromosome 3, fEcheNa1.1, whole genome shotgun sequence genome harbors these coding sequences:
- the e2f8 gene encoding transcription factor E2F8 produces MGPLTTPKKGRDGGSVDPWTPTSNLKMLISAASPDIRNREKELCMDNDGREELDSTQDTENGEESEKMIGRKEKSLGLLCHKFLARYPNYPNPAINNEICLDDVATELNVERRRIYDIMNVLESLHMVSRSAKNRYTWHGQSKLAQTLAILKKVGEEHRYGQQMQQIRQRLLEKDFDFDGEEKENEEVVEMESGEQGQKELFFVELPGVEFKAASVNSRKDKSLRVMSQKFVMLFLVSNPRVVSLDVAAKILIGEDQVADQDKNKFKTKVRRLYDIANVLRSLKLIEKVHVTEERGRKPAFEWVGLEEFPEVKDLETPSSECLPKKKTVLESKAPVDNCAKNLFSSPGVRRSFIRHPSLIKLAKSIQDDRRKINSAPSSPVKSALIDSANTDFPNKMAQLAAICKIKLDQESVTGANDPKDAATKADAAAARTEPVSSKPMEPPQAQLLTSTQEPAINTTVHLTPHTPLAAQTGGSIAYIPAQCSPLIPVLLPQQQGSRSYAVYLHPSSLRPNPLAKPQPTSLAVRSMTFEDKTGQSPTDQVAGKSLPVSRATDESPLALKRLHSDPASETSPSKAKKIDHSFKDTSPKLCEILHARLKARRGSELSSRPSPRALHLDPEFINTPGSAVPNQILEQSLETFLDREEKTVTSDSDAGLTPVRAMPLTPGQIHTETLVPAGYLIPISQQSLISYKETQASGGESFKALTPTYNIYQTPTAGSRPAPALEITPTSLRRHRPVVADSPCTQQAHQVHSPSPAILNFTLQNLGLISGSSPGNGFAAPQTPEHANTLSSPVALQQRGMVFIKPVSPMPLQQSVSSQPVALISMQQPLMTTPKGTGLPQPSFFHTPVTLSPLATVVTTGGQPATKTVYIPQRKLDVNAEDS; encoded by the exons ATGGGACCTCTTACTACACCTAAAAAAGGAAGGGATGGTGGCTCTGTTGATCCCTGGACACCAACGTCTAACCTCAAAATGCTCATCAGTGCTGCTAGTCCTGACATCAGGAACCGAGAGAAGGAGCTGTGCATGGACAATGATGGGCGGGAAGAACTTGACTCTACACAG GATACTGAAAATGGAGAAGAGTCTGAGAAAATGATCGGCCGAAAAGAAAAGAGTCTGGGTTTGCTCTGTCACAAGTTCCTTGCCCGTTACCCAAATTACCCAAACCCTGCCATCAACAATGAAATCTGCCTGGATGATGTGGCCACTGAGCTAA ATGTGGAACGCCGGCGTATCTACGACATCATGAATGTGCTGGAGAGCCTGCACATGGTCAGCCGCTCTGCAAAGAACCGCTACACATGGCACGGACAGTCAAAGTTGGCACAGACTCTGGCTATTTTGAAAAAGGTGGGCGAGGAACACCGGTATGGTCAGCAGATGCAGCAAATACGGCAACGTCTCCTTGAaaaggactttgactttgatggggaagagaaggagaatgaggaggtggtggagatgGAGAGTGGGGAGCAAGGACAGAAGGAACTCTTCTTTGTGGAGCTCCCAGGTGTAGAGTTCAAAGCAG CCTCTGTTAACAGTCGGAAGGACAAATCTCTGCGGGTAATGAGCCAGAAGTTTGTCATGCTCTTTCTTGTGTCTAACCCTCGTGTGGTCAGTCTGGATGTGGCTGCAAAGATCCTGATCGGGGAGGACCAGGTTGCAGATCAGGACAAGAATAAGTTTAAGA CCAAGGTGCGGCGGCTCTATGACATAGCTAATGTGCTGCGTAGCCTGAAGCTCATCGAGAAAGTCCATGTCAcggaagagagaggaaggaaaccaGCCTTTGAATGGGTCGGTTTAGAAGAATTCCCTGAAGTCAAAG ACTTGGAGACACCCTCCTCTGAATGTCTACCCAAGAAGAAAACTGTACTGGAGTCGAAAGCACCTGTAGACAACTGTGCCAAAAACCTATTTTCCTCACCAGGGGTTAGGCGCAGTTTCATTCGCCACCCCTCCCTCATAAAGCTGGCAAAGAGCATTCAGGATGACCGACGCAAGATCAACTCTGCTCCCAGCAGTCCTGTGAAGAGTGCTCTCA TTGATTCAGCAAACACTGACTTCCCAAACAAAATGGCCCAGCTTGCTGCCATTTGTAAGATCAAGCTCGACCAGGAGTCTGT GACTGGAGCTAATGACCCAAAAGATGCTGCTACTAAGGCCGATGCAGCTGCTGCAAGGACAGAGCCAGTTTCCTCCAAACCAATGGAACCACCTCAGGCACAGTTGCTAACTTCAACCCAGGAACCTGCAATCAACACTACTGTCCACCTCACCCCACATACCCCGCTGGCAGCCCAGACTGGGGGCTCCATTGCTTACATCCCTGCACAATGTTCACCCCTGATCCCAGTCCTGTTACCTCAGCAGCAAGGGAGCAGGTCCTACGCTGTGTATTTGCACCCTTCTTCCCTCAGGCCAAACCCTCTGGCTAAGCCACAGCCAACAAGCCTTGCTGTGCGCTCTATGACCTTTGAGGATAAAACTGGGCAGAGCCCAACCGATCAGGTCGCAGGAAAGAGCCTACCAGTCTCCAGGGCAACTGACGAGAGCCCTTTGGCTCTCAAACGGCTGCATTCAGATCCAGCCTCAGAGACCAGCCCTTCCAAAGCCAAGAAGATTGACCACAGCTTTAag GACACATCCCCAAAGCTGTGTGAGATCCTGCACGCCCGTCTGAAGGCCCGGCGCGGAAGTGAGCTCTCCAGCCGGCCCTCACCACGCGCACTCCACCTCGATCCGGAGTTCATCAACACCCCCGGCAGTGCTGTGCCCAACCAGATACTAGAGCAGAGCCTGGAGACCTTCctggacagagaagaaaagacagtTACCTCTGATAGTGATGCAGGATTAACACCGGTCAGAGCAATGCCCCTTACGCCCGGCCAGATTCACACAGAG ACTCTGGTACCTGCCGGATACCTGATCCCCATCTCCCAGCAGTCTCTCATCAGCTATAAGGAAACTCAGGCTTCAGGAGGAGAAAGCTTCAAGGCCTTGACCCCCACTTACAACATCTACCAAACACCAACTGCAG GATCCAGACCTGCCCCTGCCCTGGAGATTACACCCACCAGTCTACGCCGCCACAGACCTGTTGTGGCTGACTCTCCATGCACCCAGCAGGCTCACCAAGTCCACAGCCCCAGTCCTGCCATCCTCAACTTCACACTGCAGAACCTGGGTCTGATCTCAGGCTCCAGCCCAGGAAACGGCTTTGCTGCCCCACAGACTCCAGAGCACGCCAACACCCTGTCCAGCCCAGtggctctgcagcagagaggcatGGTTTTCATCAAGCCTGTGTCCCCTATGCCTCTGCAGCAGTCGGTATCTTCACAGCCAGTGGCCCTGATCAGCATGCAACAG CCTCTGATGACCACCCCCAAAGGGACTGGCCTCCCTCAGCCCAGCTTCTTCCACACACCAGTCACCCTCTCACCTCTGGCTACTGTGGTAACCACTGGTGGTCAGCCAGCCACCAAAACCGTTTACATCCCTCAGAGAAAGCTGGACGTCAACGCCGAGGACTCCTGA